CGAGTTCAACATGACCGCTGTCCCTTGGCGCTTGAGTTCGAGGCTCATTTCGCGAATATCGCGCCTGCCGACCGGATCGACACCGTCCGTCGGCTCATCCCAGATCACAAGATCGGGCTTGTTGACGAGCGTTTGGGCGATCCCGACTCGTTGGCGCATGCCTTTGGAATACCCACGCACGCGCGTGTCCGCCCAGCGAGCCATCCCGACGAAATCGAGCAGCTGCGAGGCGCGCTGCTTTCGATCGCGTCTCCCCACTCCCGCCATGGCTCCATAGAACTCGACAACCTGACGCCCCGTGAGGTAGTCGGGGAACCGATGATGCTCCGGCAGGTACCCCACCCTCGCCAGCGTCGCTTTTTCGCCGACGGCGCGCCCGAGGACCGTGCCGTGGGCACGCGTGGGTCGGATGACGGTCATGAGGATTTTGACAAGTGTGCTCTTGCCCGCGCCGTTGGGGCCGAGCAGGCCGAAGATCTCGCTGCGTCCCACCCGCATGTCGATGCCACGCAAGGCGTGAACGCGCCGGCCGAAAACGCCGCCGTAGACCTTGTCGACGTCGTGCAGATCAAGCGCCAGATCGGTCATGCTCTCTCCATTCGAACGTCGGAGTGCTGCACGGAATCATGCGTGTAGTCGTGCCGCGCAACAACGTGGAATACATGGTGATACTTCGGTCTACCGGTCGCGTCGTCGCCTTCTTTTTCAATCTCTTCGAAATGTTCGATCTGCCACCCTTGGAACAGTTCCCCGACCTCCGCGCGAGTGAAGTGGCTCTTGGGTCGGACGCACATCCATTCATCCCGGTCGCCGAAGAATTGCCCGGCGAACCTTCCGCCCCCGCCTGTGACTCGTCCTATCCAGCGCCAAACGCTCTCGAACTGCTCGGGCTTGCAGAACGGAAGCGAAAAGCTTGCGTTCACGAGGTGTACCGCACCGGGTAATTGGGGATTGCCCGGGAGGTCTTCCATCGACGAAAGGACAAAGGTTATCCGATCGTCGCTTCCGCTCGGCGCTTCTGAGGCGGTCAGCAGTTCCGCACCGCGATGAAAATCGGTTGCCCAGACTCGCCAGCCGCGGCGGAGCAATTCGTGGGAGTCTCTGCCCGAGCCGCAACCCACATCGATCGCAAGCAGTTCCCGCTGACCCTTTGAGGCTTTCTCGAAGAGCTCGAGTGCCCTCAGAAGCGTGTCACGGGGCGGCTTTCCCTGCACCGCGGTGTAGTACTCTGGCCAGTCGCGTTGATAGTCGGGCGTCAAAGCACTACGCCTGGGCAACGGCACGTCGGCTTGAAATGATTGATCGTTCGTCGCCACGCAAGGATCCTCGATGTACGAGAATACGCAAGACTTCATACGAGCCCTCGATCTGGCGGGCGAGCTGCGCCGAGTGAAAGGCTCCGTCTCGCCTGTGCTCGAGATTTCCGAGATCGCCGATCGCGTCAGCAAATCGCCGGCGCCGCACGGCCCGACAGCGAGCGCTCGAGCTTCCGACCCGCGATTTTGCACCGGCGGCGGCCATGCCCTTCTGTTCGAGAATGTGCAGGGATCGGATATTCCGGTACTGATCAACGGCTGGGGCTCCTACCGGCGCGTCGAGATGGCGCTCGGCTGCAATGACGCCGGACCGGGTGTCGCTCAAGGCCACACGCTGGGTGGATTTGAGGGTCTTGCAGAAAAGATCGAGAGATTGGTCAAGCCGGAGCCGCCCCCGACGCTTCTGGCCAAGCTGCAGAAGATTCCGGAACTCATCGAGATCGCCAAGATCCCACCCAAGAGAGTGCGCAGCGGCATTTGTCAAGATGTCGTGCACACGGACAAGCAAGTCGATCTGACCCGTTTGCCCATCATCAAGTGTTGGCCGCGGGATGGCGACTTTGCCTCTCTCGGTTATCCGGTGGGCGTGAACGATGCTGCGATTTCGGAAAATGGTCTTGGTTCCGGCACAGATTGGGACCAAAGCTTTCGCGGGCGTTACATCACTCTCGGAAGCGTTCACACCATTCACGCCGATGACATCGGAAAGGACGCGCCACCCTCTCGCAACATCGGGATGTACCGCGCGCAGCTCTTCGGCAAGCGTTATCTCGCGATGCATTGGCACATGCACCATGACGGCGCTCGCCATTGGCGTTCATGGAAAGCAAAGGGAGAGAGAATGCCGGTGGCGATCGCGCTCGGCGGCGAAAGCATTCTTCCTTATGCGGCCACGGCGCCGATGCCCCCGGGAATCAGCGAGTTTCTGCTCGCGGGCTTTCTGAACCGCGGTCCCATCCCGATTGTCAATTGCAAGACTGTCCCACTGAGTGTGCCGGCGAATGCGGAAATCGTGATCGAGGGTTACGTGAGTAGCGAGGCGGGTCTCATCGGATTTGATCCCAACGAAATCGCGAAGCAAGCTCCAAGGGGTACCGAGTCGGAAGCGGAATTCTGGGCGCGGCAACTCGGCCCTGGAGCCATTTTCGAAGGGCCGTTCGGCGATCACACCGGTTTCTATTCGCTGCCTGATCGATACCCGCTCATGGAAGTCACGGCGATCACTCATCGACGCGACCCGGTCTATCCGACCACGATCGTCGGATTGCCGCCGCAGGAAGATTACTACTTGGGCAAGGCGACCGAGAGAATTTTCCTTCCGCTGTTGCGCACGATCGTTCCGGACATCATCGACTATGACCTTCCGATGTTCGGAGCGTTTCACAACTGCGCCTTTGTGAAGATCAAGAAGGAATACCCGCTGCATGCACGCCGCGTGATGCACGCGATCTGGGGCGCGGGTCAAATGTCGTGGACCAAGACGATCGTGATCGTGGATCACGATGTGAACGTGCACGACGGATCAGAGGTGCTGCGCACCGTCGGGGAACGGTGCGTGCCGGCGCGAGACTGCGAATTGGTCCGGGGCCCGCTCGACATCCTCGACCATGCCGCACCGTTTCTCGGCGCGGGAGGCAAGCTCGGACTCGACGCCACGCGAAAAACCGAAGCCGCCGAAATGCATCGCGCGCTGGACGAAACAGCCCAGCGGCTCTGCGAAGCGGGACCGATCGACCCCGTCACAGGGGATGCAGCCCGGGCGACCGAAACCCGCGTTCGGCGGATGCCCGGCGTGCTGGATGCGCGCGTGCCCGACGAACTCGGCGGCTGGTGGTTGTTGGTGCGCATCGCGAAACAGGCAGCGGGAGATGGGGCAAGGACCATCAAGGCGCTGGGCGGGCTTACTTCGGAATGCGGGCTGCCGCGCTGGACGCTTGTTGTGGGGGGAGACGCAGACCTTGCCAATCTGGACGATGCACTCTTTCACTGGATGGCGAATACCGCACCCGATCGTGATCGTGCTTTGAGCTTGTGCGGCAGGCGGGTTGCGTTCGATGCAACCCCGAAGCTGCCGGGAGATGAAGCGAACGGCCAGCCGGTCCGAGAGTGGCCCCCGATTCTCAAGATGTCTGCGGAGGTGGACGCGGCCGTCGACGCCAAATGGGCGGCTTTTGGCTTTGAATAACAGCAACTTTCGATTCTTGTCGCTGAATCACCCTTACCTACGCTCTACGCCCCGCTTCGAGCGGATCGTCATCATTCGGAGGACACATGCGATCGAGCATCAAGTCTCTGCTTCAGGCTGTCGTCGCTTCAAGCTTGGTTTTGCTGTCACCCGCTGGGGCTTCCGAAGCCCCAGCCCCACAGGGCGAGTGGATGAGCCACCCGCTCACCACCGTGGAAGGCATTACGGAATACCGACTGCCGAACGGCCTGCGCGTGCTGCTCTTTCCCGATCAGAGTTCTTCGAACGTCACGGTGAACATTACCTACTTCGTGGGTTCTCGGCAGGAGGGCCGCGGCGAAAAGGGAATGGCGCACTTGCTTGAGCACATGGTCTTCAAGGGCACGCCGAATCATCCCGACCCGTGGAAGAGTCTCCAGGAACACGGAGCGAACTTCAACGGCACGACTTGGACAGATCGCACCAATTACTACGAAACATTGGTTGCCAGTGACGAGAATCTCGACTTCGCGCTGAAGTTGGAAGCCGACCGAATGGTGAATTCTTTCATTTCGGCGGAAGCGCTCTCGAAGGAAATGACCGTCGTACGCAACGAATTCGAAATGGGCGAGAACAGCCCGTTCGGGATTC
The DNA window shown above is from Phycisphaeraceae bacterium and carries:
- a CDS encoding UbiD family decarboxylase, whose translation is MYENTQDFIRALDLAGELRRVKGSVSPVLEISEIADRVSKSPAPHGPTASARASDPRFCTGGGHALLFENVQGSDIPVLINGWGSYRRVEMALGCNDAGPGVAQGHTLGGFEGLAEKIERLVKPEPPPTLLAKLQKIPELIEIAKIPPKRVRSGICQDVVHTDKQVDLTRLPIIKCWPRDGDFASLGYPVGVNDAAISENGLGSGTDWDQSFRGRYITLGSVHTIHADDIGKDAPPSRNIGMYRAQLFGKRYLAMHWHMHHDGARHWRSWKAKGERMPVAIALGGESILPYAATAPMPPGISEFLLAGFLNRGPIPIVNCKTVPLSVPANAEIVIEGYVSSEAGLIGFDPNEIAKQAPRGTESEAEFWARQLGPGAIFEGPFGDHTGFYSLPDRYPLMEVTAITHRRDPVYPTTIVGLPPQEDYYLGKATERIFLPLLRTIVPDIIDYDLPMFGAFHNCAFVKIKKEYPLHARRVMHAIWGAGQMSWTKTIVIVDHDVNVHDGSEVLRTVGERCVPARDCELVRGPLDILDHAAPFLGAGGKLGLDATRKTEAAEMHRALDETAQRLCEAGPIDPVTGDAARATETRVRRMPGVLDARVPDELGGWWLLVRIAKQAAGDGARTIKALGGLTSECGLPRWTLVVGGDADLANLDDALFHWMANTAPDRDRALSLCGRRVAFDATPKLPGDEANGQPVREWPPILKMSAEVDAAVDAKWAAFGFE
- a CDS encoding class I SAM-dependent methyltransferase, producing the protein MATNDQSFQADVPLPRRSALTPDYQRDWPEYYTAVQGKPPRDTLLRALELFEKASKGQRELLAIDVGCGSGRDSHELLRRGWRVWATDFHRGAELLTASEAPSGSDDRITFVLSSMEDLPGNPQLPGAVHLVNASFSLPFCKPEQFESVWRWIGRVTGGGGRFAGQFFGDRDEWMCVRPKSHFTRAEVGELFQGWQIEHFEEIEKEGDDATGRPKYHHVFHVVARHDYTHDSVQHSDVRMERA
- a CDS encoding ABC transporter ATP-binding protein, which gives rise to MTDLALDLHDVDKVYGGVFGRRVHALRGIDMRVGRSEIFGLLGPNGAGKSTLVKILMTVIRPTRAHGTVLGRAVGEKATLARVGYLPEHHRFPDYLTGRQVVEFYGAMAGVGRRDRKQRASQLLDFVGMARWADTRVRGYSKGMRQRVGIAQTLVNKPDLVIWDEPTDGVDPVGRRDIREMSLELKRQGTAVMLNSHLLSELEMVCDRVAILVQGRVSSQGTIDELTVHRQGYEIEVGSQDSNIDTEIRSALSAWLRPGDLAGTLPGGERLNVNLGTAHSPAQLKVNSADASVVQPLLDALRAARLTIRVVKPIRPSLEDLFLEAVTDPLTGQTLAPGAKEGA